A stretch of Lactiplantibacillus brownii DNA encodes these proteins:
- a CDS encoding AraC family transcriptional regulator gives MQNDFLTIITQKNIIETTANQLHETNDLIVCDYLNKHFIFDSHGVRELMADQYMDATEQITFNHHPHYVNVGIHKHDFIEMTYVYQGTYQQTVNDKQITMNAGDLFILDTFVVHSMKKIPDDCIAVNLMMRKSYFLDNLLSELADNNVMSAFITSALYKSNLTGNYLMFHNKSNKKVRDYIENIVLELNYKQIGWKEAVNSLIILLFTEIIRQNTTLNYEQDKLQTQNSISIIDVLNYISVNFNDLSLTTCAQHFGIHPNYLTRFLKKYTKKNYTQIIQQFRLEKVMHLLLNTDLSINHIAEQSGFSNPNHFYKLFKKKYQCTPKEYRQRARSST, from the coding sequence ATGCAAAATGACTTTCTAACCATTATTACTCAAAAAAATATTATCGAAACTACTGCTAATCAACTTCATGAAACCAATGACCTAATTGTTTGTGACTATCTTAATAAGCATTTTATTTTTGACTCACATGGTGTTAGAGAACTCATGGCTGACCAATATATGGATGCCACCGAGCAAATTACCTTTAACCACCACCCTCACTATGTAAACGTTGGTATACACAAACACGACTTCATCGAAATGACGTACGTTTACCAAGGAACTTATCAACAAACCGTTAACGATAAACAGATCACCATGAATGCTGGTGATCTGTTTATACTGGATACTTTCGTAGTTCATTCAATGAAAAAGATACCCGATGACTGCATCGCCGTTAATTTAATGATGCGAAAATCTTATTTCTTAGATAATTTACTATCCGAATTGGCTGATAATAACGTAATGTCGGCTTTCATCACTTCCGCCCTCTATAAAAGTAATTTAACTGGTAACTACTTAATGTTTCACAATAAAAGCAATAAGAAAGTTCGTGATTATATTGAAAATATCGTTCTCGAATTAAACTACAAACAGATTGGCTGGAAAGAAGCTGTAAATAGCCTAATTATCTTACTATTCACCGAAATCATTCGTCAGAATACTACCTTAAATTACGAACAGGATAAGTTGCAAACACAAAATAGTATTTCCATTATTGATGTTTTAAATTATATTAGTGTCAACTTTAATGACCTATCTTTAACAACTTGTGCTCAACATTTTGGTATCCATCCTAATTATTTAACACGTTTTTTAAAAAAGTACACTAAAAAAAATTATACACAAATCATTCAACAATTTCGGTTAGAAAAAGTCATGCATCTACTCCTAAATACAGATTTGTCGATAAATCACATTGCTGAACAAAGTGGTTTTTCAAATCCTAATCATTTTTATAAACTATTCAAAAAAAAGTACCAATGCACCCCTAAAGAATATCGACAAAGGGCTCGTAGTTCCACTTAA
- a CDS encoding group II intron maturase-specific domain-containing protein produces MTVRSRSISWQQLMKEIRQKMQGWLQYYGIGKLKTFIQQLDTWLRSRIRQLIWKRWKKVKTRIRQLMKMGMTVEQAKTNANTNANTRKGYWRTAHSKTMKYTYTNEKLERLGLINLSKTLQLIQNT; encoded by the coding sequence ATGACAGTTCGAAGCCGAAGTATCAGTTGGCAACAATTGATGAAAGAAATTCGTCAGAAAATGCAAGGATGGTTGCAATATTATGGGATTGGTAAATTGAAGACGTTCATTCAGCAATTGGACACATGGCTTAGAAGTCGTATAAGACAATTGATTTGGAAACGTTGGAAAAAGGTCAAAACCCGAATTCGTCAACTGATGAAAATGGGCATGACAGTAGAGCAAGCTAAGACCAATGCCAATACCAATGCCAATACCCGAAAGGGATATTGGAGAACGGCTCATAGTAAGACAATGAAATATACGTATACAAACGAAAAGCTAGAGCGTCTTGGATTGATAAATTTATCCAAGACACTCCAGCTTATTCAGAATACTTAA
- a CDS encoding class I SAM-dependent methyltransferase gives MNVKRYGIDAPFALLIYTVFGIGLLGHAFLNRSNYPIGIEVVIGIVLIVGAAIYWHTTTSGKYRIFDHAVEQLRPDIHDQILDLGCGRGALLTRLASQVQVPGKVVGLDLWLSRDQSNNKMTTTQKNVDDLGLTERVNLVTGDMTKLDFPDESFEIITSSFAIHNIKNKQARDQAINEAVRVLKPHGKIMIIDTGHNMNEYGQTLQAAGVQVTQLKRLGFNGWWATPLTGSYMVVGCKTILDE, from the coding sequence ATGAACGTAAAACGTTATGGGATTGATGCGCCATTTGCACTATTGATTTATACCGTTTTTGGAATTGGATTGCTTGGACATGCCTTTTTGAATCGTTCAAACTATCCGATTGGCATTGAAGTAGTTATTGGCATTGTTTTAATTGTTGGGGCCGCAATTTATTGGCATACAACGACTAGCGGAAAATATCGAATCTTTGATCATGCTGTTGAACAACTAAGACCAGACATACATGACCAGATCTTAGATTTAGGTTGTGGTCGTGGAGCGCTATTAACACGGTTGGCAAGCCAGGTGCAGGTGCCAGGGAAAGTTGTTGGACTAGATTTGTGGCTGTCCCGAGATCAATCTAACAATAAGATGACGACGACGCAGAAGAACGTTGATGATTTGGGGTTAACTGAACGGGTCAATCTAGTGACGGGCGATATGACTAAGTTAGACTTTCCTGACGAAAGCTTTGAGATTATTACTTCAAGTTTTGCAATTCATAATATTAAAAATAAGCAGGCGCGTGACCAAGCAATTAATGAAGCTGTACGAGTTTTAAAACCGCACGGTAAGATTATGATTATTGATACTGGTCATAATATGAATGAATACGGTCAGACTTTACAAGCAGCTGGTGTCCAAGTAACGCAGTTGAAACGTTTAGGCTTCAATGGTTGGTGGGCAACACCACTGACTGGGAGTTACATGGTAGTTGGTTGTAAAACTATCTTAGATGAATGA
- a CDS encoding 2,3-diphosphoglycerate-dependent phosphoglycerate mutase, with product MAKLVLIRHGQSEWNLSNQFTGWVDVDLSEKGVEEAKAAGKKVAEAGLKFDYAFTSVLTRAIKTLHYVLEESDQLWIPETKTWRLNERHYGALQGLNKKETAEKYGDDQVHIWRRSYDVLPPLLSADDEGSAVNDRRYADLDPNIVPGGENLKVTLERVMPFWEDQIAPKLLDGKNVIIAAHGNSLRALSKYIENISDDDIMNLEMATGEPVVYDFDEKLNVLGKEKLGK from the coding sequence ATGGCAAAATTAGTATTGATTCGTCACGGTCAAAGTGAATGGAACCTGTCAAACCAATTTACGGGTTGGGTTGACGTTGATTTAAGTGAAAAGGGTGTTGAAGAAGCTAAAGCTGCTGGTAAGAAAGTTGCCGAAGCTGGCTTGAAGTTTGATTATGCCTTTACTTCAGTTTTGACTCGTGCCATCAAGACATTGCACTACGTTTTGGAAGAATCTGACCAACTTTGGATTCCTGAAACCAAGACTTGGCGCTTAAACGAACGTCATTATGGCGCTTTACAAGGTTTGAACAAGAAGGAAACCGCTGAAAAATACGGTGACGACCAAGTTCATATCTGGCGTCGTTCATATGACGTTTTACCGCCATTATTGAGTGCAGATGACGAAGGTTCAGCTGTTAACGATCGTCGTTATGCTGACTTAGACCCTAACATCGTCCCTGGTGGCGAAAACTTGAAGGTTACTTTGGAACGTGTCATGCCTTTCTGGGAAGATCAAATTGCGCCAAAGTTGCTTGATGGTAAGAACGTCATCATCGCAGCCCATGGTAACTCATTACGTGCCCTTTCGAAGTACATTGAAAACATCTCAGATGATGATATCATGAACCTTGAAATGGCTACTGGTGAACCAGTTGTTTATGACTTCGACGAAAAGTTGAACGTCTTAGGCAAAGAAAAGTTAGGCAAATAA
- a CDS encoding AI-2E family transporter: MELWSQFVHNVRLRRACVLLMICLGLYLASSMLSIILLTFIFTFLVTRLVRFVQHWVKIPSTVIVIAVYALVVLGLYFAVTAYLPKLIKQTFSTFESVYRFYQDPTHDTNEFLAWVTNYFQESEILKQVKTGISVVFKYITNIGNMGITFFLSFVLSFFFTVEDQQMRRFSKRFLTSTFGWFFQDVYFFAKKFVNSFGVVLEAQFLIALVNTVITVIFMACLHMPQLISLGLMIFLLSLIPVAGVIISLIPLSLIAYSVGGVRYVVYMVIMIAIVHTLEAYVLNPKFMASRTEIPVFYTFVVLLVSERLFGVWGLIVGVPIFNFVLDIIGVKPVHGLKPKIHLKKSLNSDHDSGNNS; this comes from the coding sequence GTGGAACTTTGGTCACAGTTTGTCCACAACGTACGGTTGCGGCGAGCTTGCGTGTTGTTGATGATTTGTTTGGGGCTGTATTTGGCATCGAGTATGCTGAGTATTATTTTGCTAACGTTTATCTTTACCTTCCTGGTGACGCGGTTGGTTCGTTTCGTGCAGCACTGGGTGAAGATTCCGAGTACGGTGATCGTGATTGCCGTCTATGCGTTGGTGGTACTGGGGCTGTATTTTGCTGTGACGGCGTATTTGCCCAAGTTGATAAAACAAACCTTTTCAACGTTTGAATCGGTTTACCGATTCTATCAAGACCCGACGCACGACACGAACGAATTTTTAGCGTGGGTCACGAATTATTTTCAAGAATCTGAGATTTTAAAGCAGGTTAAAACTGGGATTTCAGTTGTTTTTAAATATATTACGAATATTGGTAATATGGGAATTACGTTCTTCTTGTCGTTTGTGCTCAGTTTCTTCTTTACGGTTGAGGATCAGCAGATGAGACGTTTCTCTAAGCGCTTCTTGACGAGTACCTTTGGCTGGTTCTTCCAAGACGTTTACTTCTTTGCGAAGAAATTCGTCAATAGTTTTGGGGTTGTTTTGGAAGCCCAGTTCTTGATTGCGCTCGTAAACACGGTGATCACGGTCATCTTTATGGCCTGCTTGCATATGCCACAATTGATCAGTCTGGGCTTGATGATCTTCTTGCTCAGCTTGATTCCGGTAGCGGGCGTGATTATTTCATTGATTCCACTGAGCCTGATTGCTTATTCAGTTGGTGGTGTGCGATATGTGGTTTACATGGTGATCATGATTGCCATCGTGCATACCTTAGAAGCGTATGTGCTGAATCCGAAGTTCATGGCTAGTCGAACGGAGATTCCGGTATTCTATACGTTCGTCGTGTTGCTCGTGAGTGAACGGTTATTCGGTGTTTGGGGACTGATCGTCGGGGTACCAATTTTTAACTTTGTGTTGGATATTATCGGCGTGAAACCGGTTCACGGGCTGAAACCGAAAATTCATTTGAAAAAAAGTTTAAATTCTGACCATGATTCGGGAAATAACTCCTGA
- a CDS encoding ROK family protein — MIINKHVMRSTNEKQVLQQVINEGPISRSQISRNLSLNKVTVSDIYNQLLRAQFIKEIGCGVSTKNGGRKPVMAELNVNYGFVASIDLSANAVKLMYSRLNGKILHFQSFKTNDMTLTDIIDLIEDQLRNVDDYGTVHGLMGVAIALDGIIYENKILKTPIKCLAHFDLAKYLRDKLRIPVMLEKKANLTAVFERDFHNNEIFDNVVSVVVRDEIHAGIVADSRLYSGHEGEAGEVGTALLEDRSVENHMESANEYASEKSLWAKLKAIKHVDRLDLTAVKHDYINHDPEVTKVFDDFVYYLSKVVSNVSTAFAPDVVVLNTSVLEILPQLLTDLRNTTAKMSSPTRQVPIIATKNVQSAALLGGASEIIHQALGLESLKMHFS, encoded by the coding sequence ATGATTATTAATAAACATGTCATGCGTAGTACGAACGAAAAGCAAGTCCTTCAACAAGTTATTAACGAAGGTCCCATTAGTCGTAGTCAAATTTCCCGTAACTTAAGTTTGAATAAAGTTACTGTTTCCGATATTTACAACCAGTTACTCCGGGCACAGTTTATCAAGGAAATCGGTTGTGGGGTCAGCACCAAGAATGGTGGCCGTAAACCGGTGATGGCGGAACTCAACGTCAACTATGGCTTTGTCGCCAGCATCGACTTATCGGCTAATGCTGTGAAGTTAATGTATTCACGGCTAAACGGTAAAATTCTGCATTTCCAAAGCTTCAAGACGAACGATATGACCTTAACGGATATTATCGATCTGATTGAAGACCAGTTACGGAATGTTGACGATTATGGTACCGTCCATGGCTTGATGGGGGTCGCAATTGCACTAGACGGTATTATTTACGAAAACAAAATCTTGAAGACGCCAATCAAATGTTTAGCTCATTTTGACTTGGCGAAGTATTTACGCGACAAACTGCGTATCCCAGTTATGCTGGAAAAGAAAGCAAACTTAACGGCCGTATTTGAACGTGACTTCCACAACAATGAAATCTTCGATAATGTGGTTTCAGTGGTGGTCCGTGATGAAATCCATGCCGGAATCGTTGCAGATTCACGATTATACTCTGGTCATGAAGGTGAAGCCGGTGAAGTTGGGACCGCGTTACTTGAAGACCGATCCGTTGAAAATCATATGGAATCAGCTAACGAATATGCTTCCGAAAAGTCCTTATGGGCAAAATTGAAAGCGATTAAACACGTGGACCGGTTGGACTTGACGGCGGTTAAACATGATTATATTAATCATGACCCAGAAGTCACGAAAGTCTTTGACGACTTTGTTTACTATTTGTCAAAGGTCGTTTCAAACGTTTCCACAGCCTTCGCCCCGGATGTGGTCGTCTTGAACACCAGTGTCTTGGAAATCTTGCCACAATTGTTGACGGATCTCCGAAACACAACGGCAAAGATGTCTTCGCCAACGCGCCAAGTGCCAATTATCGCGACTAAGAATGTTCAATCGGCCGCCTTACTTGGTGGGGCTTCTGAGATTATCCACCAAGCGTTAGGTCTCGAAAGTCTTAAGATGCATTTCTCATAA